One Dysosmobacter welbionis DNA segment encodes these proteins:
- a CDS encoding ACT domain-containing protein: MAREIKYYIVAANALPEIFVKVAEAKRMMQTGEADTVGAATKQVGISRSAFYKYKDAVQPFNDMKAEHIITFYCMLKDNTGVLSSVLSVFATSGANILTINQSIPTNGCAAVTISAETSGLAETLEKLMADVAAVDGVVRVEVLAG; the protein is encoded by the coding sequence ATGGCGAGAGAGATCAAGTATTACATTGTGGCCGCGAACGCCCTGCCGGAGATCTTCGTGAAGGTGGCGGAGGCCAAGCGGATGATGCAGACCGGCGAGGCGGACACCGTGGGCGCTGCCACGAAGCAGGTGGGGATCAGCCGCAGCGCGTTCTACAAGTACAAGGATGCGGTGCAGCCGTTCAACGATATGAAGGCGGAGCACATCATCACCTTTTACTGTATGCTCAAGGACAACACCGGCGTGCTCTCCAGCGTGCTGTCCGTGTTTGCCACTTCTGGGGCCAACATCCTCACCATCAACCAGAGCATTCCCACCAACGGCTGCGCGGCGGTGACGATTTCCGCAGAGACCAGCGGACTGGCGGAGACCCTGGAGAAGCTGATGGCAGACGTGGCCGCCGTGGACGGCGTGGTACGGGTGGAAGTCCTGGCAGGATAA
- a CDS encoding homoserine dehydrogenase produces MIQIAIMGLGTVGTGVAKVVAENARQIERKLGEPLQVKTILVRHFKDGPYRQLMTDDFTKIEEDHAIRVVVETIGGVEAAYEYTKRALNAGKHVVTANKQLVAEKGAELLALAKKRGVNYLFEASVGGGIPVLHPLTQCMAANRIDEVYGILNGTTNYILTRMVRAGTTFADALKEAQEKGYAEADPTADVEGVDAGRKICILADLAFGCQVDPADVPMEGISRLSLRDVKIAQRAGYRVKLLGRAVRLPGGRTAYVAPHLIPEEQPLASVDDVFNAVVVRGNATGEVMFYGQGAGELPTASACVADVMEALQSSPRREEIGWEADPAGFEDPQALRSRYYFRIGGSLSAAAAAFGQVEILSEDGGETAFLTDCISGAEAGKQAEGLRVLACLRVLG; encoded by the coding sequence ATGATACAGATTGCGATTATGGGCCTTGGTACGGTGGGCACCGGCGTGGCCAAGGTAGTGGCGGAAAACGCCCGGCAGATCGAGCGAAAGCTGGGCGAGCCCCTGCAGGTGAAGACCATTCTGGTGCGGCATTTCAAGGACGGGCCCTACCGTCAGCTGATGACGGATGACTTCACGAAGATCGAGGAGGACCATGCTATCCGGGTGGTGGTGGAGACCATCGGCGGCGTGGAGGCGGCCTACGAGTACACGAAGCGGGCCCTGAACGCCGGCAAGCACGTGGTCACCGCCAACAAGCAGCTGGTGGCGGAGAAGGGCGCAGAGCTGCTGGCCCTGGCCAAAAAGCGGGGCGTGAACTATTTGTTCGAGGCCAGCGTGGGCGGCGGTATCCCAGTGCTGCATCCCCTGACCCAGTGCATGGCTGCCAACCGGATCGACGAGGTGTACGGCATCCTAAACGGCACCACCAATTATATCCTTACCCGGATGGTCCGGGCCGGCACCACCTTTGCAGACGCCCTGAAAGAGGCGCAGGAGAAGGGCTATGCGGAGGCAGACCCCACCGCAGACGTGGAGGGCGTCGACGCCGGGCGGAAGATCTGTATCCTGGCGGATCTGGCCTTCGGCTGTCAGGTGGACCCGGCGGATGTGCCCATGGAGGGGATCAGCCGGCTGTCTCTCCGGGACGTGAAGATCGCCCAGCGGGCGGGCTACCGCGTCAAGCTGCTGGGCCGGGCGGTGCGCCTGCCCGGCGGCCGTACCGCCTATGTGGCACCCCATCTGATCCCGGAGGAGCAGCCCCTGGCCAGCGTGGACGATGTGTTCAACGCGGTGGTGGTCCGGGGAAACGCCACCGGGGAAGTGATGTTCTACGGCCAGGGGGCCGGGGAGCTGCCCACGGCCTCCGCCTGCGTGGCGGACGTGATGGAGGCGCTTCAGTCCAGCCCCCGCCGGGAGGAGATCGGCTGGGAGGCGGACCCGGCGGGCTTTGAGGACCCGCAGGCCCTTCGGAGCCGGTACTACTTCCGCATCGGCGGCAGCCTCAGCGCCGCTGCCGCGGCCTTCGGCCAGGTGGAGATCCTCAGCGAGGACGGCGGTGAGACCGCCTTCCTCACCGACTGCATCAGCGGAGCCGAGGCAGGGAAGCAGGCCGAAGGCCTGCGCGTCCTGGCCTGTCTGCGGGTGCTGGGATAA
- a CDS encoding aspartate kinase, which yields MSLIVQKFGGTSVRDAKRIRNVAGIIAETYLAGNDVIVVLSAQGDTTDDLIAKAEEINPHASKREMDMLLSTGEQISVALCAMALEAMGLPCISLAAWQVGIQSTSVHSDARIKKIDTERIQSELDQHRIVIVTGFQGVDRNGDVTTLGRGGSDTSAVALAAAFRADLCQIYTDVDGVYTTDPRIVPSARKLDEITYDEMLELASQGAQVLHNRSVELAKKFRVNLEVVSSLERKPGTKVKEVTKVEKTNIAGVAKDTSIARVALIGLQHNPGVAFQVFDLLSKHNINVDVILQSIGREDTKDITFTVHKKDLEESKQILEEHKETLRFDHIETDESIGKVSIVGAGLMSNCGVAARMFEALYEAGINIQMINTSEIRVSVLLDEEDVNRAVRAIHDKFFGEI from the coding sequence ATGAGCTTGATCGTACAGAAATTCGGCGGCACCAGCGTGAGAGATGCCAAGCGCATCCGCAACGTAGCCGGCATCATCGCAGAGACCTATCTGGCGGGGAACGACGTGATTGTGGTCCTCTCCGCCCAGGGAGACACTACAGACGATCTCATTGCCAAGGCGGAGGAGATCAACCCCCACGCCTCCAAGCGGGAGATGGATATGCTGCTCTCCACGGGAGAGCAAATCTCTGTGGCCCTGTGCGCCATGGCCCTGGAGGCCATGGGCCTGCCCTGCATATCCCTGGCTGCTTGGCAGGTGGGGATACAGTCTACCTCCGTCCACTCCGACGCCCGGATCAAGAAGATCGACACCGAGCGTATCCAGTCCGAGCTGGACCAGCACCGGATCGTGATCGTCACCGGCTTCCAGGGCGTGGACCGCAACGGGGACGTGACCACCCTGGGCCGGGGCGGGTCCGACACCAGCGCCGTGGCGCTGGCGGCGGCCTTCCGTGCAGATCTGTGCCAGATCTACACGGATGTGGACGGTGTGTATACCACGGACCCCCGCATCGTCCCCAGTGCCCGCAAACTGGATGAGATCACCTACGACGAGATGCTGGAACTGGCGTCGCAGGGGGCCCAGGTGCTCCACAACCGCAGCGTGGAGCTGGCCAAGAAGTTCAGAGTGAATTTGGAAGTCGTGTCCAGCCTGGAGCGCAAGCCCGGCACGAAAGTCAAGGAGGTCACCAAAGTGGAGAAAACCAATATCGCCGGTGTCGCCAAGGACACCAGCATCGCCCGCGTCGCCCTGATCGGTCTGCAGCACAACCCAGGCGTCGCATTCCAGGTCTTTGACCTGCTGAGCAAGCACAACATCAACGTGGATGTCATCCTGCAGTCCATTGGCCGGGAGGACACCAAGGACATCACCTTCACGGTCCACAAGAAGGACCTGGAGGAATCCAAGCAGATTCTGGAGGAACATAAAGAGACCCTGAGGTTCGACCACATTGAGACGGATGAGAGCATCGGCAAGGTCTCCATTGTGGGCGCGGGCCTCATGAGCAACTGCGGCGTGGCCGCCCGGATGTTCGAGGCCCTCTATGAGGCGGGCATCAACATCCAGATGATCAATACTTCTGAGATCCGAGTCTCCGTTCTGCTGGATGAGGAGGACGTGAACCGGGCGGTCCGGGCCATCCACGACAAGTTCTTCGGCGAGATCTGA
- a CDS encoding ACT domain-containing protein: MNAIVTVVGQDKVGIIAAVCALLAEHNVNILDISQTILQGSFTMVMAVDVGAAKVSVGELRDLLEQLGQKMEISIRIQREEIFDAMHRI; this comes from the coding sequence ATGAACGCCATCGTCACCGTCGTGGGGCAGGATAAGGTAGGCATCATCGCCGCCGTCTGCGCCCTGCTGGCTGAGCACAATGTCAATATCCTGGACATCTCCCAGACGATCCTCCAGGGCTCCTTCACCATGGTCATGGCCGTGGACGTGGGAGCGGCCAAGGTCTCCGTGGGCGAGCTGCGGGACCTGCTGGAGCAGTTGGGGCAGAAGATGGAGATCTCTATCCGCATCCAGCGGGAGGAGATATTTGATGCCATGCATCGCATCTGA
- a CDS encoding PFL family protein, giving the protein MNQKEILSTIEMIDQQHLDIRTITMGISLLSCCDPDPKRACEKIYDKITRYAEKLVKTGEDIEREFGIPIVNKRISVTPMALVAGASETEDCVPFALALDRAAQTCGVNFIGGYSALVQKGMTEADEKLIRSIPEALARTELVCSSVNVGSTRAGINMDAVALMGRIVKDTAAATADRDGLGCAKLVVFCNAVEDNPFMAGAFHGVGEAEKVINVGVSGPGVVCTALKAVKGQPFDVVAETVKKTAFRVTRMGQLVAQEASRRLDTPFGIVDLSLAPTPAIGDSVARILEEMGLEVCGTHGTTAALALLNDAVKKGGVMASSSVGGLSGAFIPVSEDEGMIAAAEAGTLCLDKLEAMTCVCSVGLDMIAVPGDTPAETISAIIADEAAIGMVNNKTTAVRLLPAPGKTVGDRIEMGGLLGSAPVMPVHPESSADFIARGGRIPAPLHSLKN; this is encoded by the coding sequence CTGAACCAGAAGGAAATTTTATCTACCATTGAGATGATCGACCAGCAGCACCTGGACATCCGCACCATCACCATGGGCATCTCCCTGCTGAGCTGCTGTGATCCGGACCCGAAGCGGGCCTGTGAGAAGATCTACGACAAGATCACCCGGTATGCGGAGAAGCTGGTCAAGACCGGCGAGGACATCGAGCGGGAGTTCGGCATCCCCATCGTGAACAAGCGCATTTCCGTCACTCCCATGGCCCTGGTGGCCGGGGCCAGCGAGACGGAGGACTGCGTGCCCTTTGCCCTGGCCCTGGACCGGGCGGCCCAGACCTGCGGCGTCAACTTTATCGGCGGCTACTCCGCCCTGGTGCAGAAGGGCATGACAGAGGCGGACGAGAAGCTGATCCGCTCCATTCCGGAGGCTCTGGCCCGGACAGAACTGGTCTGTTCCTCCGTCAACGTGGGGTCCACCCGGGCGGGCATCAATATGGACGCGGTGGCCCTGATGGGCCGCATCGTCAAGGATACCGCTGCCGCCACGGCGGACCGGGATGGCCTGGGCTGCGCCAAGCTGGTGGTGTTCTGCAATGCCGTGGAGGACAACCCCTTTATGGCCGGCGCCTTCCACGGCGTGGGAGAGGCGGAGAAGGTCATCAACGTGGGCGTCTCCGGCCCCGGCGTAGTGTGTACTGCTTTGAAAGCGGTGAAGGGCCAGCCCTTTGACGTGGTGGCGGAGACAGTGAAGAAGACCGCTTTCCGGGTGACCCGCATGGGCCAGTTGGTGGCCCAGGAGGCCAGCCGTCGGCTGGACACGCCCTTCGGCATCGTGGATCTCTCCCTGGCGCCTACCCCGGCCATCGGAGACAGCGTGGCCCGCATTCTGGAGGAGATGGGCCTGGAGGTCTGCGGCACCCACGGCACTACGGCGGCGCTGGCCCTGTTGAACGACGCGGTGAAGAAGGGCGGCGTCATGGCGTCCTCCTCTGTGGGCGGCCTCTCCGGCGCCTTCATCCCCGTCAGCGAGGACGAGGGCATGATCGCCGCCGCAGAGGCAGGGACCCTCTGCCTGGACAAGCTGGAGGCCATGACCTGCGTCTGCTCCGTGGGCCTGGACATGATCGCCGTCCCCGGCGACACCCCGGCAGAGACCATCTCCGCCATCATTGCAGACGAGGCGGCCATCGGCATGGTGAACAACAAGACCACCGCCGTCCGGCTGCTGCCCGCCCCCGGCAAGACCGTGGGGGACCGGATCGAGATGGGCGGCCTCCTGGGCAGCGCCCCGGTGATGCCGGTGCACCCGGAGTCCAGCGCGGACTTTATCGCCCGGGGCGGCCGCATCCCGGCGCCCCTCCACAGCCTGAAGAACTGA
- a CDS encoding amidohydrolase: protein MDILFENGTIRTLERNSPDAQALLVRNGRIAAVGGRTAVEDQTGIDVRRVDLAGRTLLPAFLDAHSHFTAVANQFLQVSLEGCTSWADMQDRIRDYIRRERIPAGQWVTAQGYDHNLLSERRHPDRLCLDAAAPDNPVVICHQSGHMGVFNTAALERLGVTAQTPAPAGGVIGRENGTLTGYMEENAFLEFQKRVPMRPLESFLAAYRKAQDLYASYGITTVQEGLLRRELVPLYQALLADGSLKLDVVAYGDPEGAEAARQAFPESVRQYHRRFKLGGYKMFLDGSPQGRTAWLRRPYQGEQEYRGYGTLTDAEVLDMVRRAGTDGMQLLAHCNGDAACAQYLAALDAAAREGVDLAALRPVMIHAQLLGRDQLPEVRRLGVIPSFFVAHVYHWGDVHLENLGPGRAEAISPAGSAAEKGIPFTFHQDAPVIRPDMLETVWCAVNRVTRQGRVLGREERVDVRTALEAVTVHAAYQYFEETDKGTLAPGKQADLVILDRDPLAVPQEELRDIRVLETWKDGVPIFCREA, encoded by the coding sequence ATGGACATTCTCTTTGAAAACGGCACCATCCGCACTCTGGAGCGGAACAGCCCTGATGCCCAGGCCCTGTTGGTGCGCAACGGCCGGATCGCCGCCGTGGGGGGCAGGACGGCGGTGGAGGACCAGACGGGAATCGACGTCCGCCGGGTGGATCTGGCAGGCAGGACGCTGCTGCCGGCGTTTCTGGACGCCCACAGCCACTTTACGGCGGTGGCCAACCAGTTTCTGCAGGTGTCTTTGGAGGGCTGCACCTCCTGGGCGGACATGCAGGACCGGATCCGGGACTACATCCGGCGGGAGCGCATCCCTGCCGGGCAGTGGGTAACGGCACAGGGGTACGACCACAACCTGCTCTCGGAGCGGCGCCACCCGGATCGGCTCTGCCTGGATGCGGCGGCGCCGGACAACCCGGTGGTGATCTGCCACCAGTCCGGCCACATGGGCGTGTTCAACACCGCGGCGCTGGAGCGGCTGGGTGTCACTGCGCAGACGCCTGCCCCCGCCGGAGGCGTCATCGGACGGGAGAACGGCACCCTCACCGGCTACATGGAGGAAAACGCCTTTCTGGAGTTCCAAAAGCGGGTGCCCATGAGGCCGCTGGAGTCGTTTCTGGCGGCCTACCGGAAGGCCCAGGACCTGTACGCCTCCTACGGAATCACCACCGTGCAGGAAGGGCTGCTGCGCCGGGAGCTGGTACCCCTGTATCAGGCCCTGCTGGCGGACGGGTCCCTGAAGCTGGATGTGGTTGCCTACGGAGATCCGGAGGGAGCGGAGGCGGCCCGGCAGGCATTTCCGGAGAGTGTCCGGCAATATCACCGGCGCTTCAAGCTGGGCGGGTACAAGATGTTTCTGGATGGATCTCCCCAGGGACGTACCGCTTGGCTGCGGCGGCCCTATCAGGGGGAGCAGGAATACCGGGGCTACGGCACCCTGACGGACGCAGAGGTGCTGGACATGGTCCGCCGGGCCGGGACAGATGGAATGCAGCTGCTGGCCCACTGCAACGGGGATGCCGCCTGCGCCCAGTATCTGGCGGCGCTGGATGCGGCGGCGCGGGAAGGCGTGGATCTGGCGGCACTGCGGCCGGTGATGATCCACGCCCAGCTGCTGGGCAGGGACCAACTGCCGGAGGTGAGGCGGCTGGGGGTGATCCCCTCTTTCTTCGTGGCCCACGTGTACCACTGGGGGGATGTCCATCTGGAAAATCTGGGACCCGGCCGGGCGGAGGCCATCAGTCCCGCAGGCTCGGCGGCGGAGAAGGGGATCCCCTTCACATTCCATCAGGATGCGCCGGTGATCCGGCCCGATATGCTGGAGACGGTGTGGTGTGCCGTGAACCGGGTGACCCGGCAGGGCCGCGTCCTGGGCCGGGAAGAGCGGGTGGACGTCCGGACGGCCCTGGAGGCGGTGACGGTCCACGCTGCATACCAGTATTTTGAGGAGACGGACAAGGGCACCCTGGCGCCGGGGAAGCAGGCGGATCTGGTGATTCTGGACCGGGACCCCCTGGCGGTGCCGCAGGAGGAGCTCCGGGATATTCGGGTACTGGAGACCTGGAAGGATGGCGTTCCCATCTTCTGCCGGGAGGCATGA
- a CDS encoding cyclic-di-AMP receptor codes for MEKKSKLVLAVLQGSDSDNTIRNLNERGFMVTVLSSTGGFLKKKSTTVMIGVEEDRLEEALDVLQKYAGHRKETVYQSVTMPHGEMSAVPPVPMEVMAGGAAVFIVSLDDIRKF; via the coding sequence ATGGAGAAAAAGAGCAAGCTGGTGCTGGCCGTTTTACAGGGAAGCGATTCCGACAACACCATCCGTAACCTGAATGAGCGCGGCTTCATGGTGACGGTGCTGAGCTCCACCGGCGGCTTTTTGAAGAAAAAGAGCACCACGGTGATGATCGGCGTGGAGGAGGATCGGCTGGAAGAGGCCCTGGACGTCCTGCAGAAGTATGCGGGACACCGGAAGGAGACCGTGTACCAGAGCGTGACCATGCCCCACGGGGAGATGTCCGCGGTGCCGCCGGTACCCATGGAGGTCATGGCCGGCGGTGCGGCGGTGTTCATCGTGTCGCTGGACGATATCCGCAAATTCTGA
- a CDS encoding epoxyqueuosine reductase QueH, translated as MERVLLHTCCAPCSLSCIDPLRSEGIEPVAFWYNPNIHPWKEYQARRDCLLAYAPTIGMEVRVQEDYGLKDFVRHVAGDIDHRCAYCYEHRLEGTAKYAAEHGFTAFTSTLLASTYQNHEAIAAAAEMYARQYGVEFLYRDFRSNFRAGNQRARELGFYMQKYCGCVFSEADRYQKQIDRDRAKFDAEEAARQG; from the coding sequence ATGGAACGCGTTTTGCTGCACACCTGCTGCGCCCCTTGTTCCCTCAGCTGCATCGACCCTCTGCGGAGCGAGGGCATCGAGCCGGTGGCGTTTTGGTACAACCCCAACATCCACCCCTGGAAGGAGTATCAGGCCCGGCGGGACTGCCTGCTGGCGTATGCCCCCACCATCGGTATGGAGGTCCGGGTACAGGAGGACTACGGTCTGAAGGACTTTGTCCGCCATGTGGCGGGAGACATCGACCACCGCTGCGCCTACTGCTACGAACACCGGCTGGAGGGCACGGCGAAGTATGCGGCAGAGCACGGCTTTACCGCCTTCACCTCCACCCTGCTGGCCAGCACCTATCAGAATCACGAGGCCATCGCCGCCGCAGCGGAGATGTATGCCCGGCAGTACGGGGTGGAATTTCTCTACCGGGACTTCCGGTCAAACTTCCGGGCCGGCAACCAGCGGGCCCGAGAGCTGGGGTTCTATATGCAGAAGTACTGCGGCTGCGTCTTTTCCGAGGCGGACCGCTATCAGAAGCAGATCGACCGGGACCGGGCAAAATTTGACGCGGAGGAGGCGGCCCGACAGGGCTGA